Genomic window (Lewinellaceae bacterium):
TTAACGCCACGCCATGAAAAAGCGGCGTTAGGAAAGGATTCCTGTTGAAAAAACCTTAAATTGAAGAGATGAATGCCAAGTAGTGATTAAAAAACAAGTTCGGCCTATTGAGTCAATGACTTAGGGTGAAGGCCAGCAGTCTCATTAGGGCAGAGGCCTTCACCCTAAGTCATTGACGCCGAACCTGTTTTTTAAATGTTTTTAAGATAGTGCACAACTGCCGATCGATGAACCATCTGAAGCCTATTCTCGCCTCCATTTTTTTCTTCTCCGCCCTGCTGCTAATTGGGCAAAGCGACAGCCATGCCCAGACCGACAGCCTGGAACAGTTGCTGAAGACGACACTACCCGATACTCATCGCGTGGATATTCTCAACGAGCTGGCGTGGCTCTACAAAGACGATGGCATCCAAAAGCCTCGTGATCGCGCACAAAAGGCGGTGAAGCTCGCCCGGAAAGCTACTTACGAAAAAGGGCTGGGAGATGCTTTTACCCGCCTGGGGCTTACCTACAAAAATGAAGAGCGTTACGATTCCGCGTTGGTCTTTTACAACCAGGGATTGGAGATTCGAAAAAAGATGAAAGACCATGCCCTGATCGCGAGCAGTTACCTGAATATCGGCAACATCTACAAGCTCAAAGGCGACCTGAACGGCGCTATAGCAATTTATCAGGAGGGGTTGGGGTACTTAACGCTGGAAGAAGACCAGGAAGTGCGGGCAAAAATTTACAACAGGCTGGGCAACATATACGTCGACCAGGGAGACTTGCCGGCAGCCCTGCTGCAATTTGAAGAAGCCCTGAAATTGAGCCAGAACCTTAAGGATTCTGGTCTAATGGCCGGCATCCTGATGTCGGTAGGCGAATTGCACCGAAAGCAGCAACACTACAACCTGGGGCTGGAAGCTTATTCCCGTGCTATGGAAATATACCGGGCCAAACAATATCCAGCTGGAATAGCCAAATGTTACCACAACATCGGCAACCTGTACTTCCTGCAAAATGAATACGACAAGGCACTGGACAACTTCAACGCCTGCATTCGCCTTATGAAGGAGATCGGCCTCAACCGGGGCCTCGACCTTGCCTACCAATCGATAGGCGCTGTCTACGAAGCCCAAAACGAGCTCGACACCGCCTTGAATTACTATCAGCTCAGCCTTAGCTTGCGCCGCGAAGCCGGAAAAACCATGGACGTTGCGCATGCCCTGGCCAATATCGGGCAGGTGAAGCTGGCCCAAAAGCAATATGCGGAAGCCCTGAGCAACTTCCTGGAAGCCTTGCCGATCGTCGAAGAACAGAAAGACCGGTTTGTCCTGGAAAACCTATACGGGGAGATTGCCCGTGCCTATTCCGCCCGCAATGATTTCAAAAACGCCTCTTTTTATTTCACAAAACAGGCTGCCCTTAGAGAACAACTCGAAGAGGCCTACCGCCAAACGGTAGAACTGCAACTGTCGCTGGAAGCGGAAAAATTGAAGCGGGAAAGGATCGAAAATGAAGCCCGGATCGCACAGCAAAAAAGCGAGAAAAGAACACTCTACATCCAGTCCGTCGCCGGTATTTTATTATTGGCTGCTGCCTTGATCATTGCTGTCATTTTAATCAGCAGGATGCGCGCAAAAAAGGAACTGGCGGAAAAGAAAGCAGAACTTTCCGTAGTACACATCGACGAACTGATGCAAGGCCAGGAGCTGAGATCGGCCTACGACAAACTGGAAGGCCAGGAAACAGAACGAAAACGCATTGCCAAAGACCTGCACGACCGCCTGGGCAGCATGCTGTCCACCATTAAATTCTACTTTAAGGCCCTCGATAAAAGGACGCCCTTTGTCGAAGAACCCCAACATACGCAGTTTGCCAAAGCCAAAGAATTGCTGGACGAAGCCTGTGAGGAAATCCGGAAGGTTGCCCACAACCTGGAATCGGGCGGGCTGAAAGAATACGGCCTGGTCAGGCAGGTCGCCGCTTTGGCGGAAAACCTGGAATCCAGCCAGCTTTTGAACGTCCACTTTCACGCACACGGCCTGAAAAACCGGCTCGACTTCCAGGCGGAGAGAAACATTTACCTGATCATCCGGGAATTGGTGGCCAATGTGCTGAAACACGCCAACGCCACGGAGCTGACTATCCAGTTGAACAAACTGGGCGACACGCTCAACATCATGGTAGAAGACAATGGCGTAGGGTTTACCCGGGAATCTGTGCAACATAAGCAGAGTGGCATGGGAATTCAGAACATCGCCGGAAGAGTAAAGGAACTGGGAGGCAACCTGTCTATTGATTCCGGAAAGGGCGGCGGCACTACGGTGTCTATCGACCTGCCTTTTAAAGGCTTATCTGCTCTGCCCGATGAAGTGGAACCTCATTTGTCAAAAAGTTAAAACAGAAAGCTCATGATCAACACCCTTATAGCCGACGACCACCCCATTGTATTGGATGGATTGAAGGCATTGCTGGAAACGGAACCCCTGATCCATATTGTCGGCGAGGCGTACGATGGAAAAGGCGTACTGAATATCCTTCGCCGGGAAAAGGTGGATGTGGCCCTCATCGACATCAGCATGCCAACAATGAATGGGGTCGAGGTAGTCAAACAAATGACAAAGGAATACCCGGAAACCGGCATCATCATGCTGACCATGCACGATAAAAAAGAATACATATTGAAACTCATGAACATGGGTGTTTCCGGTTACATCCTCAAGAGCAACAGCGAAGAGGTCGTGGAGGCCATAAAAAAGGTGTACAACGGAGGGAAACACTTTGGGCCCGACGTATTGGCCACCGCTACTCAGGCAATGGGAGCATCCAACGCTTTGGGGGAAGACCTGCTCACCAACCGGGAAAAGGAAATTCTGGCGCTGATCGGAGAATGCAAAAGCACCAAACAGATCGCCGATGAATTGTTTATCGCTTCTACAACGGTGGAAACCCATATTCGCCATATCCTGGCCAAACTCGATTTGGATACCCGAATGCATTTAGTCCGGTATGCTGTAGAACACGGATTCACCAGTTAAACGTCGAACGATGCCTACCCAAAGAAGAGCCTTGCTGTGCGGGATCAGCGACTACCCCCAATCTCCGCTCATGGCCAGCGTGAAGGACGCCCGGAACCTGGCCGATACCTTGAGCAAGAACGAGGACGGCAGCCCCAATTTTTTCTGCGAACAACTCCTCTCCAGCCAAACCCAGGTCACCAAAGGGCGCCTCCGCCAACAACTCATCGAGCTGTTCAAACACGAATGCGATGTGGCCTTATTTTACTTCGCCGGCCACGGCTACCAGGACGAATTCGACTGGTACATGGTCACCCAGGATAGCAGCCAATACGACGCGGGAGTGCCCATCAGCAATATCATCCGGCTGGCGCAAAAATCGCCGGCAAAGGAAAAATTCATCATTCTGGACTGCTGCAACAGCGGGGGCGCCGGCAACCTGACCCTCCTGGATGACCTCACCCTGCTCCCTCCCGGCACTTCCATATTAGCCTCGAGCAATGCCGACCAGGCTTCCGCCGAAAAATACGATGCCGGAGAGTTCACCTCCATCGTCATCGAAGCGCTGCGGGGAGAGGCGGCGGATATTCAGGGGCAGGTGACCGTTGCCGGCATCTACCATTTTGCCAATATGTTGCTGGGGCCCTGGGAACAGCGCCCTCAGTTTAAGGCGAACATTTCCAAGGTCACGCCCATTCGGCGCTGCAAAGCCAAAATAGACCTGGCCATTCTCCGCAAACTGCCCATTTATTTCGAAACGGCCCATAGCCCCCATCCGCTAAGCCCCCATTACGACCCCGAACTGGAACCCTTCGATAAAGAAAAGGAAAGCATCTTTGCCGAAATGCGCGAACTGGCCAAACTAGACCTTTTGGTCCCCGACGGCACGGAATACCTCTACCACGCTGCCCTGTACAGCAAAGCCTGCAAGCTGACGCCTTTGGGGCGCTTTTACTGGAAACTGGCGCACAAAAACCAGATTTAAACCCAAAACAATCATGGCCAACGGATATGCTGCACACTTTGGGCTCAACAAATTGTCTGCCTCGAATTATAAAAGCTTACCTCATCCCCTGCCCTGCTGCGAGGCCGACGCTGAAGCCATGGCCGGCATTGCCAAACGGCAGGGCTTTAAACAGGTTGACACCTACCTAAGCGCGGAGGCTACAATCAACACCTTCAATGAATGCATGGCGCAACTTGCCGAAAAAGCAATGCCCGGCGACCTGGTTCTGCTCTCCTTTTCCGGCCACGGCGGCCAGGTGCTGGATACTGATGGCGATGAAGATGATGGCAAAGACGAAACCTGGTGCTTCTACGACGGCCAGGTGGTGGACGACCGCATCTTTGACCTCCTTAGCCACTTTCAGCCGGGCGTGCGCATCCTGGTTGTTTCCGACAGTTGCCACAGCGGCACGGTTACCCGCTTGCCGAGGGAAGGTTGGGGACGCAACGCCTTCCCATTCGCGCCTCCCACTCCAACCTGGCGC
Coding sequences:
- a CDS encoding tetratricopeptide repeat protein, whose product is MNHLKPILASIFFFSALLLIGQSDSHAQTDSLEQLLKTTLPDTHRVDILNELAWLYKDDGIQKPRDRAQKAVKLARKATYEKGLGDAFTRLGLTYKNEERYDSALVFYNQGLEIRKKMKDHALIASSYLNIGNIYKLKGDLNGAIAIYQEGLGYLTLEEDQEVRAKIYNRLGNIYVDQGDLPAALLQFEEALKLSQNLKDSGLMAGILMSVGELHRKQQHYNLGLEAYSRAMEIYRAKQYPAGIAKCYHNIGNLYFLQNEYDKALDNFNACIRLMKEIGLNRGLDLAYQSIGAVYEAQNELDTALNYYQLSLSLRREAGKTMDVAHALANIGQVKLAQKQYAEALSNFLEALPIVEEQKDRFVLENLYGEIARAYSARNDFKNASFYFTKQAALREQLEEAYRQTVELQLSLEAEKLKRERIENEARIAQQKSEKRTLYIQSVAGILLLAAALIIAVILISRMRAKKELAEKKAELSVVHIDELMQGQELRSAYDKLEGQETERKRIAKDLHDRLGSMLSTIKFYFKALDKRTPFVEEPQHTQFAKAKELLDEACEEIRKVAHNLESGGLKEYGLVRQVAALAENLESSQLLNVHFHAHGLKNRLDFQAERNIYLIIRELVANVLKHANATELTIQLNKLGDTLNIMVEDNGVGFTRESVQHKQSGMGIQNIAGRVKELGGNLSIDSGKGGGTTVSIDLPFKGLSALPDEVEPHLSKS
- a CDS encoding response regulator transcription factor, yielding MINTLIADDHPIVLDGLKALLETEPLIHIVGEAYDGKGVLNILRREKVDVALIDISMPTMNGVEVVKQMTKEYPETGIIMLTMHDKKEYILKLMNMGVSGYILKSNSEEVVEAIKKVYNGGKHFGPDVLATATQAMGASNALGEDLLTNREKEILALIGECKSTKQIADELFIASTTVETHIRHILAKLDLDTRMHLVRYAVEHGFTS
- a CDS encoding caspase family protein; this translates as MPTQRRALLCGISDYPQSPLMASVKDARNLADTLSKNEDGSPNFFCEQLLSSQTQVTKGRLRQQLIELFKHECDVALFYFAGHGYQDEFDWYMVTQDSSQYDAGVPISNIIRLAQKSPAKEKFIILDCCNSGGAGNLTLLDDLTLLPPGTSILASSNADQASAEKYDAGEFTSIVIEALRGEAADIQGQVTVAGIYHFANMLLGPWEQRPQFKANISKVTPIRRCKAKIDLAILRKLPIYFETAHSPHPLSPHYDPELEPFDKEKESIFAEMRELAKLDLLVPDGTEYLYHAALYSKACKLTPLGRFYWKLAHKNQI
- a CDS encoding caspase family protein; protein product: MANGYAAHFGLNKLSASNYKSLPHPLPCCEADAEAMAGIAKRQGFKQVDTYLSAEATINTFNECMAQLAEKAMPGDLVLLSFSGHGGQVLDTDGDEDDGKDETWCFYDGQVVDDRIFDLLSHFQPGVRILVVSDSCHSGTVTRLPREGWGRNAFPFAPPTPTWRQKKDDLQASVLLLASCQDDETSKAGLKHSRFTQILLDVWDEGRFEGDYRKFLTDIRHRHPFGQKPNYYVIGAKDEGFEGGRVFGV